A DNA window from Rhineura floridana isolate rRhiFlo1 chromosome 11, rRhiFlo1.hap2, whole genome shotgun sequence contains the following coding sequences:
- the SRRM2 gene encoding serine/arginine repetitive matrix protein 2 — protein sequence MYNGIGLPTPRGSGTNGYVQRNLSAVRHKKDRTDYKSEEELRKLESSLVKKPNQDILDHERKRKVELKCLELAELMEEQGYGEGEIQEKVATFRMMLLEKDVAVVKEGEQQQKPAVTETHQLAEANEKKNERLRAAFGISDNYVDGSSFDPNRRAKEAATAAAAKQQQEQQKQYSLVKESSSSCSPSPKQKKKKKKKDRGRSESRSPSRRERKKSSKKKKHRSESKKRKHRSPSPKSKHKSKEKKRKRSTSESASQKGRRDRSSSPDDSSSSDASRSRSGSSTAQKRAPLRRQSKSPSAPSWKQGETEAVPKNLTEREHSSSPEPARRGRSPSPRESREKREKTTSKHSPVHETHQHSDSPLSPAKDKERDKERKSARHGDRKSTPSFERDSSFKHRSPVPSDSSRERVLGHKRPSSKESRSPTCASSPSKKQSEDRNGTLPPSKAKMSPDQKEKLATSSSPNSKASEMKLKKVSPDGSPSQRSCSPSESGSCSSSSSSSPSPATKPATVSRSSSPEEPPKRQGKEKASTHRERSSSSPEVSRSGQKQAAKATSRRELSGTPPARGNKSRTSQRDRSLSQTPIARRGRSRSRTPPRRGRSRTPPRRGRSRSAQRRARSRSRTPPRRARSRSPQWRGRSRTPQRWGRSRSRSPPRWGRSRTPQRRGWSRSRTPQRHGWSRSRNSGRWGRSRTPPRRGRSRSRTPPRRGRSRSRTPPRRARSRSRTQLRRGRSRTRTPPRRGRSSSSPRREKSLISARRSRSVSSPDRKTSRISSRRSRSDSSPKMRDRPRKPLRRSQSGSSPESRSRLRVSPRRSRSGSLPKAKKKSQLSPRRSRSGSSPRSRKKKSRTPPRRSCSSSSLRVKKKARLSPRRSRSGSSTPKEKSRSPARRSQSRTPPAVKNRSRISSRSRSSSSSRRTKKFDHSSAVEEKSKMPSRRSRSGSSPAIRRKSKSPARRSISGSPRRRNRSESSPEVKMKSRSGSSLGLKKELRSSPRRGRSGSSQSSTKENSLSPKRAASPEPKSTPPLQRSRSGRSLAEKPRSPLLRQSKSGSPPAFRGTSVSPPRRTASGSYSEQKKKSTSPLGKCKTDSLELKKSRSPPRRSRSSSSPVIKEQSISPSRSKSRYSPDAKRSTSPSRQIRSGLSPPEGKERSMSPSGRSGSRSSPELNGKSKTSPKQNKSQEMKAKSGSPPRHIKSGSLAATERAASPCQKSKSGSPPSGKEKLQSPPRQGQPGSSPVLKESEVPSRQSRSGSSSSSSSSSSSSSSSSSSSSSSSSPEDDKSRSPPRLSRSGTLSVNKSKSASSPVHSRSDSSPEPENSTLAAVAKHNRPGASPEASDTSKAAVMGPRLPLEKETPRDAPQRSRSGSYSAVKDKPRTHSSESSSESSPERKEKSVSRSVSPLRPSVKSRTPVRRRTSRSPPRPRAKSRTPPKRGRSGSPPRPRVKSRTPSRRRRSGSSPRPRMRSRTPPRRRRSGSSPRPRMKSRTPPRRHCRSGSSPRPRMKSRTPPRRRRSGSSPQAREKSRTPITRRRRSVSPLSPRRKSRTPLRQRSRSRSRQKSNASAHPHRSESSSHSDNRPRTSLRRERSGSLSWRSRSRSLSRRRDKSRGSLRRERSISSPGRSCSRSPSRQNKSRIPWKGEHSVSSPRRGHSRSPARREMSRLSPHRSATSRNASRSPPRLDAPRITAAYKSTGSRTSPDFQTSPVRKHSRSGSGEICTSPGRKSRSPPVLEKYPKSDIQEKPAASSVWHSKSNAAIPRTPTPPREDSPQPRKTLSPALSVPRESPTASKNGGSMAVQDSPGDQSQPFHPTLVRDDTAAGAPLSGRSSSHADPASPVKARSSSSSASSSPLPALVSVLAPPPKEEESVSEGKVAERPEERLPTLEAEAQLASVAMEENTRSSCSTAPQLALPSPPPSAASKVKRSSSASSTTSSSSSSSSSSSSSDSDSESSSSESSPHDQPAKDLGAEIVLKQPPSPVLKEGNRDEQPLEVGKRKRHSRSSSSSSSSSSSSSSSSSSTSSSSSASSSSSSSSSSASVSSPKTGSQTLPKVVPKKKPSPEKRKSRSPRKPIDSLRDSRSLSYSPAERRRVSPPVQPPSASRDRRRDRSRDRSSQRNRRSISRSPGRKRRRNSPSPRAPRRRTSRSP from the exons TCTTGTCAAAGAGTCTAGCAGCTCCTGCTCACCGTctccaaaacagaaaaaaaagaaaaagaagaaagacagAGGCAG ATCTGAGAGCAGATCACCTTCtcgaagagagagaaagaaaagttcaaagaaaaagaaacacag GTCAGAGTCAAAGAAAAGGAAGCACAG GTCTCCGAGTCCTAAGAGCAAACACAAATCCAAGGAAAAGAAACGGAAGAG GTCCACCAGTGAGTCGGCATCTCAGAAAGGCCGCCGGGATCGTTCTTCCTCCCCAGATGATTCCTCCTCATCAGATGCTTCCCGTAGCAG GTCAGGCAGCAGTACTGCCCAGAAGCGGGCTCCCTTAAGGCGGCAGAGCAAATCTCCTTCAGCACCTTCATGGAAACAAGGGGAAACTGAAGCAGTTCCCAAGAATCTGACAGAGAGAGAACACTCATCTTCTCCTGAACCTGCCCGGCGGGGCAGGAGCCCAAGTCCTCGAGAAAGCAGAGAAAAGCGTGAG AAAACTACATCCAAGCATTCTCCAGTACACGAGACCCACCAACACTCTGATAGCCCTTTATCTCCTGCCAAAGATAAGGAAAGAGACAAGGAAAGGAAGTCTGCTCGGCATGGGGATCGGAAATCCACCCCGTCATTTGAGCGGGACTCAAGTTTCAAGCATCGCTCCCCAGTGCCAAGTGATTCTTCTCGAGAAAGAGTCTTGGGGCACAAGCGTCCCTCCTCTAAGGAGAGCAGGTCTCCAACCTGTGCCTCCTCACCCTCTAAAAAGCAATCAGAGGATCGTAATGGGACTCTCCCACCATCCAAGGCTAAGATGTCCCCTGACCAGAAGGAGAAGCTGGCAACGTCCTCATCTCCTAATTCCAAGGCCAGTGAAATGAAATTGAAGAAGGTCTCCCCTGATGGCTCTCCATCTCAGCGCTCCTGTTCTCCTTCAGAGAGTGGTagctgctcctcctcttcctcttcttctccctccccagcAACTAAGCCAGCCACAGTTTCCCGTAGCTCTTCTCCAGAGGAGCCTCCTAAAAGGCAAGGCAAAGAGAAGGCctctacacacagagagaggtctAGCTCATCCCCCGAAGTCTCCCGCTCTGGGCAAAAGCAGGCTGCCAAGGCCACATCTCGACGTGAACTATCAGGCACCCCTCCAGCCAGGGGCAACAAGTCAAGGACCAGTCAGAGAGACAGATCTCTCTCCCAAACACCCATTGCTCGAAGAGGTAGATCTCGGTCACGCACCCCACCTAGGAGAGGCAGATCACGCACACCTCCCAGGAGGGGAAGATCTCGCTCTGCTCAGAGACGTGCCCGGTCTCGTTCTCGCACTCCTCCTAGAAGGGCCCGTTCTCGCAGCCCTCAGTGGCGGGGAAGGTCGAGAACACCCCAGCGTTGGGGAAGGTCACGCTCACGAAGTCCTCCTAGATGGGGCCGATCTCGGACACCTCAGAGGCGTGGTTGGTCTCGTTCTAGGACCCCCCAAAGACATGGTTGGTCTAGAAGCAGAAATAGTGGGAGATGGGGAAGGTCCAGAACGCCACCAAGAAGAGGGAGATCACGTTCAAGAACTCCACCAAGAAGGGGAAGGTCTAGATCTAGAACTCCACCAAGACGAGCAAGGTCTCGCTCCAGAACTCAACTTAGAAGAGGTAGATCTAGAACCAGAACACCTCCCAGGAGAGGGAGGTCAAGCTCTTCACCAAGGAGAGAGAAGTCTTTGATCTCAGCCAGGCGAAGTAGGTCTGTGTCGTCTCCAGATCGGAAGACCTCCAGAATTTCCTCAAGAAGAAGCCGATCTGACTCTTCCCCTAAAATGAGAGACAGGCCCAGAAAACCATTGAGACGTAGTCAGTCTGGATCATCTCCTGAGTCAAGAAGCAGATTACGAGTGTCTCCCCGGCGCAGTCGATCTGGATCACTTCCAAAGGCAAAGAAGAAATCACAGTTGTCTCCTAGAAGAAGTCGTTCAGGTTCCTCTCCAAGGTCGAGGAAGAAAAAATCAAGAACACCACCACGGCGCAGTTGCTCTAGTTCTTCTCTAAGGGTGAAAAAGAAAGCCAGGTTATCTCCAAGGCGAAGCAGATCTGGTTCTTCAACACCAAAAGAAAAATCCAGATCACCTGCTAGGCGTAGTCAATCCAGGACACCTCCAGCAGTCAAAAATAGATCCAGAATATCCTCAAGGAGCAGATCTAGCTCATCTTCAAGACGTACAAAGAAGTTTGATCATTCTTCAGCAGTTGAAGAGAAATCTAAAATGCCTTCCAGAAGGAGCCGATCTGGTTCATCTCCAGCAATAAGGAGGAAATCTAAATCTCCTGCAAGACGAAGCATATCTGGCTCTCCAAGAAGGCGAAACAGATCCGAGTCTTCTCCAGAAGTGAAAATGAAGTCAAGGTCAGGGTCATCCCTAGGACTGAAGAAGGAATTGAGGTCATCCCCAAGACGAGGCCGGTCTGGTTCCTCACAATCCTCAACAAAGGAAAACTCTTTATCTCCAAAACGAGCAGCCTCTCCAGAACCAAAGTCCACACCTCCATTGCAGCGAAGTAGATCTGGAAGATCTCTAGCAGAAAAACCTAGATCACCACTCCTAAGGCAGAGCAAGTCTGGATCACCTCCAGCTTTCAGAGGGACATCTGTCTCTCCTCCAAGACGAACTGCATCTGGTTCTTACTCAGAACAGAAGAAGAAATCCACTTCACCGTTGGGGAAATGTAAAACTGACTCTTTGGAGTTGAAGAAATCAAGATCACCACCAAGGCGAAGCAGGTCTAGTTCCTCACCAGTGATCAAAGAACAGTCTATATCTCCTTCCAGGAGCAAGTCCAGATACTCTCCTGATGCAAAGAGATCCACATCACCTTCAAGGCAAATCAGGTCTGGGCTGTCTCCTCCAGAAGGGAAAGAAAGGTCTATGTCGCCTTCCGGAAGAAGTGGGTCCAGATCATCTCCTGAACTCAATGGCAAATCTAAAAcctccccaaaacaaaacaaatctcaAGAAATGAAGGCCAAATCTGGGTCACCTCCAAGGCACATCAAATCTGGATCCTTGGCAGCAACAGAGAGAGCTGCATCACCATGCCAGAAGAGTAAATCAGGTTCACCTCCCTCTGGGAAAGAGAAATTGCAGTCTCCACCAAGGCAAGGCCAGCCTGGGTCTTCGCCAGTACTCAAGGAGTCAGAGGTTCCATCAAGGCAAAGTAGATCTggatcttcctcttcctcttcttcttcttcatcatcctcatcatcctcttcctcctcttcttcatcatcatcttctccAGAGGATGATAAATCTCGATCACCCCCAAGACTGAGCCGCTCTGGAACACTGTCAGTGAATAAAAGCAAATCTGCATCGTCCCCAGTGCACAGCAGGTCAGATTCCTCTCCGGAGCCAGAGAACAGCACACTTGCAGCTGTTGCAAAGCACAACAGACCTGGAGCTTCTCCAGAAGCAAGCGACACTTCAAAAGCTGCAGTGATGGGGCCTAGATTGCCTCTGGAGAAGGAGACACCCAGAGATGCACCTCAGAGGAGCAGGTCAGGGTCATATTCGGCGGTTAAAGATAAGCCAAGAACACATAGCAGTGAGAGCAGTTCAGAGTCCTCACCAGAACGGAAAGAAAAATCTGTAAGCAGATCTGTGTCACCTCTGAGACCTTCAGTAAAATCGAGGACACCTGTAAGACGCAGGACATCAAGGTCGCCACCCAGGCCTAGAGCAAAATCCAGAACACCACCAAAGCGTGGCAGGTCTGGATCACCACCAAGGCCTAGAGTGAAGTCCAGAACACCCTCCAGACGACGTAGGTCTGGATCATCTCCAAGACCCAGAATGAGGTCCAGAACCCCACCAAGGCGACGCAGGTCTGGCTCTTCCCCAAGACCACGAATGAAGTCCAGAACCCCACCTCGCCGCCATTGTAGATCTGGATCATCTCCAAGACCAAGAATGAAATCTAGAACCCCTCCACGACGCCGGAGATCTGGTTCATCTCCACAAGCCAGAGAGAAGTCTAGAACACCAATTACAAGAAGAAGGAGGTCTGTGTCACCACTGAGCCCTAGACGGAAGTCCAGAACACCTCTGAGACAGAGGTCCAGATCACGCTCCAGGCAGAAGTCAAATGCCAGCGCACATCCACATAGGTCTGAGTCATCATCCCACTCTGACAACAGACCTCGAACCTCCTTGCGACGGGAAAGATCTGGCTCCCTCTCATGGAGGAGCCGTTCCCGTTCGCTGTCCAGGCGACGAGACAAGTCTAGGGGCTCGCTACGGAGGGAAAGATCCATTTCATCCCCAGGCCGAAGCTGCTCAAGGTCCCCTTCTCGTCAGAACAAATCTCGCATCCCATGGAAGGGTGAGCACTCTGTCTCCTCACCACGCAGAGGTCATTCCCGATCACCAGCACGGAGAGAGATGTCGAGGCTGTCCCCACACCGGTCTGCTACCAGTCGAAATGCCTCCCGTTCACCTCCCAGACTAGATGCTCCACGCATAACAGCAGCTTATAAAAGCACTGGGTCCAGAACATCTCCTGATTTTCAGACATCTCCTGTAAGGAAGCATTCCAGATCAGGCTCcggagaaatctgcacttctccaggAAGGAAATCTCGCTCCCCTCCCGTGCTGGAGAAATACCCCAAGTCTGACATCCAGGAAAAGCCAGCAGCCTCCTCTGTTTGGCACAGCAAAAGCAACGCTGCCATTCCTCGCACTCCAACACCACCACGTGAGGACTCCCCCCAGCCTCGAAAGACCCTGTCTCCTGCTCTATCTGTGCCACGGGAGTCACCTACAGCGTCGAAGAATGGTGGTTCCATGGCCGTCCAAGACAGCCCTGGAGATCAGAGTCAGCCCTTTCATCCCACCTTGGTTAGGGATGATACAGCTGCTGGTGCTCCTCTGTCAGGGAGAAGCAGTTCCCATGCAGACCCCGCATCTCCTGTTAAAGCTAGATCATCATCATCCTCTGCGTCCTCCAGCCCCTTGCCAGCCCTAGTCTCTGTGCTGGCCCCGCCCCCCAAGGAAGAGGAATCTGTATCTGAAGGGAAGGTAGCAGAGAGGCCTGAAGAGCGCCTCCCCACCCTTGAGGCTGAGGCACAGTTGGCTTCTGTTGCCATGGAGGAGAACACCAGGAGCAGCTGCTCTACTGCCCCACAACtggctctcccctccccaccaccctctgCTGCTTCAAAGGTGAAGAGAAGTTCTTCTGCTTCCTCCACCACTTCATCGTCGTCCTCTTCTTCATCGTCATCGTCATCTTCTGATTCTGATTCTGAGTCTAGCTCATCTGAGTCAAGCCCCCACGATCAGCCAGCGAAAGACCTTGGGGCTGAGATTGTGCTGAAACA ACCGCCAAGTCCAGTGCTGAAGGAGGGTAACCGTGATGAGCAGCCTCTTGAAGTGGGCAAACGTAAGCGCCATTCTCGGAGCTCCAGCAGTTCCAGCAgcagctcttcctcctcctcttcttcctcttcctccacatcctcctcctcctctgcctcctcgtcctcctcctcgtcctcctcttCGGCTTCAGTGTCGTCGCCTAAGACTGGATCCCAGACACTTCCTAAGGTGGTCCCCAAAAAGAAGCCGTCTCCAGAGAAGAGGAA GTCACGCAGTCCCCGGAAGCCTATCGACTCCCTGCGTGATTCACGCTCCCTTAGCTACTCCCCAGCAGAACGCCGTCGGGTTTCACCTCCTGTCCAGCCACCTTCAGCTTCAAGGGACCGACGCAG GGACAGATCCAGGGACAGATCCTCGCAGAGAAACAGACGAAGCATCAGCAGGTCTCCAGGACGGAAACGGCGACGCAATTCCCCCAGCCCTCGAGCTCCCCGCCGCAGAACTTCAAG gTCTCCTTAA